The Pseudomonas eucalypticola genome has a window encoding:
- a CDS encoding di-heme oxidoredictase family protein yields MSSAPHFGATLLTLCLTGCGDSVRLGVEEPGEALAGGTTTVWRGDVNAFAQPSANLSGERRVDFSAGNSFFRSPWVIAPATTIARDGLGPLFNSNACQNCHIKDGRGHPPEPDASSAVSMLVRVSIPDTAAQAHVIQRLGVNPEPVYGTQLQDMAIPGVAPEAKVRVEYDLVPVTFDDGTRVELRKPRLVLSQLGYGPLHPDARLSARVAPPMIGLGLLEAIPESALLANAEAQAAQADGVHGQPNWVWDGAQGRTVIGRFGWKAGQPTLAQQNAHAFANDLGLTTRQLPDAPCTAAQFECLVAPHGGAPEVSENIERLVLFYTRNVAVPARRDVNTPQVLAGKQLFHQAGCQTCHVPQYTTAADAAEPELANQRIRPYTDLLLHDMGPGLADQRSEFTATGQQWRTAPLWGMGLSEAVSGHTQYLHDGRARDAMEAILWHDGEANSSRRHVLSFNAGQRAALLAFLNSL; encoded by the coding sequence ATGTCGTCTGCCCCCCACTTCGGCGCCACGTTACTGACCCTGTGCCTGACAGGCTGCGGCGATAGCGTGCGCCTGGGGGTGGAGGAGCCCGGGGAAGCCTTGGCAGGCGGTACCACCACGGTGTGGCGTGGTGACGTCAACGCCTTCGCCCAGCCTTCGGCCAACCTGTCGGGGGAACGCCGGGTGGACTTCAGCGCCGGCAACAGTTTCTTTCGCAGCCCGTGGGTCATAGCCCCCGCGACCACGATCGCCCGCGACGGCCTGGGCCCGCTATTCAACAGCAATGCCTGCCAGAACTGCCATATCAAGGATGGCCGCGGCCACCCGCCCGAGCCGGATGCCAGCAGCGCGGTATCGATGCTGGTGCGCGTGTCCATTCCCGACACGGCGGCCCAGGCGCACGTCATCCAGCGCCTGGGTGTCAACCCCGAACCGGTGTACGGCACCCAACTGCAGGACATGGCGATTCCCGGGGTCGCCCCGGAGGCCAAGGTACGAGTGGAATATGACCTGGTGCCCGTCACTTTCGACGACGGCACCCGGGTCGAGTTGCGCAAGCCGCGCCTGGTACTGAGCCAACTGGGCTATGGGCCGCTGCACCCCGATGCGCGCCTTTCGGCCCGCGTCGCGCCCCCGATGATCGGCCTGGGCCTGCTGGAGGCCATTCCCGAATCCGCGCTTCTAGCCAACGCCGAGGCTCAGGCGGCCCAGGCCGACGGCGTTCATGGCCAGCCCAACTGGGTGTGGGACGGCGCCCAGGGCAGAACCGTGATCGGCCGCTTTGGCTGGAAAGCTGGCCAGCCTACCCTTGCCCAGCAGAATGCCCACGCGTTTGCCAACGACCTGGGGCTGACTACCCGCCAGTTGCCCGATGCGCCCTGCACGGCGGCCCAGTTCGAGTGCCTGGTCGCGCCCCACGGCGGCGCCCCGGAGGTGAGCGAAAACATCGAACGCCTGGTGCTGTTCTACACCCGCAACGTGGCGGTACCGGCACGCCGGGACGTCAACACCCCCCAGGTTCTGGCCGGCAAACAACTCTTCCACCAGGCCGGCTGCCAGACCTGCCATGTGCCCCAATACACCACCGCCGCTGACGCTGCCGAACCGGAACTGGCGAACCAGCGCATTCGCCCCTACACCGACCTGCTGCTGCATGACATGGGGCCGGGGCTGGCGGACCAGCGCAGCGAGTTCACCGCCACTGGCCAACAATGGCGCACCGCGCCGCTGTGGGGCATGGGCTTGAGCGAGGCGGTCAGCGGCCATACGCAGTACCTGCACGACGGCCGCGCGCGTGACGCCATGGAGGCCATTTTATGGCACGACGGCGAGGCTAACTCGTCGCGCCGCCATGTGTTGTCGTTCAATGCCGGGCAGCGCGCGGCGCTGCTGGCGTTTTTGAATTCACTGTAA
- a CDS encoding imelysin family protein, giving the protein MFRPTLLFTSLAALVLGACTPQDQQAATSAAIAEQVILPSYNRWADADRQLAVSALAYCQGSASLDTARADFLHAQRAWAQLQPLLIGPLAEGNRTWQVQFWPDKKNLVGRQVDQLVNASTPVDASQLASASVVVQGLSAYEYILFDARLDLADAGQKARYCPLLIAIGEHQKTLAESILAQWNSPQGMLWELSHFPNPRYADGHEAIADLLRTQVTALDTLKKKLGTPLGRQSKGIAQPLQAEAWRSQASLANLAASLDAAQAVWQGVDGQGLRRLLGKEQKGLAERLDAAYVAAQTLLAQHPRPLAELLADPQGRQQLETLYDRLNTLHRLHEGELAKALGIALGFNANDGD; this is encoded by the coding sequence ATGTTTCGTCCCACCCTGTTATTCACCAGCCTCGCCGCCCTGGTTCTGGGCGCCTGCACCCCGCAGGACCAGCAGGCGGCTACCAGCGCGGCGATTGCCGAACAGGTGATACTGCCCAGTTACAACCGCTGGGCCGACGCCGACCGGCAGTTGGCCGTCAGCGCCCTGGCCTATTGCCAAGGCAGTGCCAGCCTGGACACCGCCCGTGCAGACTTCCTCCATGCCCAGCGCGCCTGGGCGCAGTTGCAGCCGCTGCTGATCGGCCCCCTCGCCGAAGGCAACCGCACATGGCAGGTGCAGTTCTGGCCCGACAAGAAAAACCTGGTGGGGCGCCAGGTGGACCAACTGGTGAACGCATCGACGCCGGTGGACGCCAGCCAGCTGGCCAGCGCCAGCGTGGTGGTGCAGGGGCTGTCGGCTTACGAGTACATCCTGTTCGACGCCCGCCTTGATCTGGCCGACGCCGGTCAGAAGGCTCGATACTGCCCCTTGCTGATAGCCATCGGCGAACATCAGAAGACCCTCGCCGAGAGCATCCTGGCCCAGTGGAACAGCCCCCAGGGCATGCTCTGGGAACTGAGCCACTTCCCCAACCCGCGCTACGCCGACGGCCACGAGGCCATCGCCGACCTGCTGCGGACCCAGGTCACCGCACTGGACACGCTGAAGAAAAAGCTCGGCACCCCACTCGGCCGGCAGAGCAAGGGTATTGCCCAACCGCTGCAGGCCGAAGCGTGGCGCAGCCAGGCATCATTGGCGAACCTGGCCGCCAGCCTGGACGCTGCCCAGGCCGTGTGGCAAGGCGTGGACGGCCAAGGCTTGCGCCGCTTGCTGGGCAAAGAGCAAAAGGGGCTGGCTGAACGCCTGGATGCGGCGTACGTGGCGGCGCAGACACTGCTTGCGCAGCACCCGCGCCCCTTGGCCGAGTTGCTGGCCGATCCCCAGGGCCGCCAGCAACTGGAAACCCTTTACGACCGCCTCAATACCCTGCACCGGCTGCATGAAGGCGAGCTGGCCAAGGCACTGGGCATCGCCCTGGGCTTCAACGCCAACGACGGGGACTGA
- a CDS encoding DUF1513 domain-containing protein: MGLAQWFKTLLTPTATPLLLSARDDGEGHHYAVGYRLDGRQVFATRVSQRCHAIVQHPRLPLALFVARRPGTESYLLDLRDGRLVHTVNTPPDRHFQGHAVVHASGEWLYTTENDTREPGRGVIGVYRFDGPRLVRHGELPSHGIGPHELAWMPDGETLVVANGGIRTEAESRVEMNLDAMAPSLVLMGRDGTCLSQETLAQPMNSVRHLAVANDGTVLACQQYMGDAEHGAPLLAVKRPGQAMQPFPVSERQLRLMAHYTASVAVHDGLRLVALTAPRANRFFAWDLDTGAERLEVSMPDCAGVAAVADGFVVTSGQGRARLFDCRGPAPLGRALKLPAGYWDNHLHRAG; this comes from the coding sequence ATGGGCTTGGCACAGTGGTTCAAGACCTTGCTCACCCCCACGGCCACACCGCTGTTACTGTCGGCGCGCGACGACGGCGAAGGCCACCATTACGCCGTTGGTTACCGCCTCGATGGCCGGCAGGTGTTCGCCACCCGTGTCAGCCAGCGCTGCCACGCCATCGTCCAGCATCCCCGGCTTCCCCTGGCACTGTTCGTGGCGCGGCGCCCCGGCACCGAAAGCTACCTGCTGGACCTGCGCGATGGACGCCTGGTGCACACCGTGAACACCCCGCCCGACCGCCATTTCCAGGGGCATGCCGTGGTCCATGCGAGCGGCGAATGGCTGTACACCACGGAAAACGACACCCGCGAGCCCGGCCGGGGTGTCATCGGTGTGTACCGCTTCGACGGGCCACGCCTGGTCCGCCACGGCGAGCTCCCCAGCCATGGCATCGGCCCCCATGAACTGGCCTGGATGCCCGACGGCGAGACCCTGGTGGTGGCCAACGGCGGCATTCGCACCGAAGCCGAGAGCCGGGTGGAGATGAACCTCGACGCCATGGCCCCCAGCCTGGTGCTGATGGGCCGTGACGGAACATGCCTGAGCCAGGAAACCCTGGCACAGCCGATGAACAGCGTACGCCACTTGGCCGTCGCGAACGACGGCACCGTGCTGGCCTGCCAGCAGTACATGGGCGATGCCGAACACGGCGCACCGCTGCTGGCGGTCAAGCGTCCGGGGCAGGCAATGCAACCCTTCCCGGTCAGCGAGCGGCAACTGCGGCTGATGGCCCATTACACCGCCAGCGTCGCCGTGCACGACGGCTTGCGCCTGGTGGCGCTGACCGCGCCGCGTGCCAACCGGTTTTTCGCCTGGGACCTGGATACCGGCGCCGAGCGCCTCGAAGTCAGCATGCCCGACTGTGCGGGCGTAGCGGCGGTAGCGGATGGCTTCGTGGTCACTTCCGGCCAGGGCCGCGCCCGCCTGTTCGATTGCCGCGGCCCTGCCCCGCTGGGCCGCGCCCTGAAACTGCCCGCCGGCTACTGGGACAACCACCTGCACCGCGCCGGTTAG
- a CDS encoding efflux RND transporter periplasmic adaptor subunit: protein MLRRRMLIMLGIVLLVVLVLGGYKAFSVYRQIQQFTAPKPPVAVAVATATERAWQSRLPAVGSLKALQGVNLSLEVAGTVRSIQFDSGQQVKAGQPLLQLDSDVETALLGTAQADLGLAQVDYGRGAQLVDSRAISRGEFDRLNAVLLKNKATVAQLKASLAKKNIVAPFSGTIGIRRVDVGDYLASGTVIATLQDLSSLYVDFYVAEQVIPQVHLDQPVRVTVAAWPGQTFEGRISALNPKVEDSTRNILIRATLANPQGKLLPGMFANLQIVLPQPRTEVVVPESAVAYTLYGNSLYVIGEKHEADGKPSTDAQGKPVLIAERRFVDTGERRDGVVIISKGLKAGEQVVTGGQLKLTNGASVSVNPDQTQPNH, encoded by the coding sequence ATGCTGCGTCGCCGCATGCTGATCATGTTGGGCATCGTGCTGCTCGTCGTGCTGGTGCTGGGTGGCTACAAGGCCTTTTCCGTGTACCGGCAGATCCAGCAGTTCACCGCGCCAAAGCCGCCCGTGGCCGTCGCCGTAGCCACCGCCACCGAGCGCGCCTGGCAATCGCGCCTGCCGGCGGTTGGCAGCCTGAAGGCGCTGCAGGGCGTCAACCTGAGCCTGGAGGTTGCGGGTACCGTGCGCAGCATCCAGTTCGATTCCGGCCAGCAGGTCAAAGCCGGCCAGCCGCTGCTGCAACTCGACAGCGACGTCGAAACCGCCCTGCTCGGTACCGCCCAGGCCGACCTGGGCCTGGCCCAGGTAGACTACGGCCGCGGCGCCCAGCTGGTAGACAGCCGGGCAATTTCACGGGGCGAATTCGACCGGCTCAACGCCGTACTGCTCAAGAACAAGGCCACCGTGGCCCAGCTCAAGGCCAGCCTGGCGAAGAAGAATATCGTCGCCCCGTTCAGCGGCACCATCGGCATTCGCAGGGTGGACGTGGGCGACTACCTGGCCAGCGGCACGGTCATCGCCACCCTCCAGGACCTCAGCAGCCTGTACGTGGACTTCTACGTCGCCGAGCAGGTCATCCCCCAGGTTCACCTGGACCAACCGGTGCGGGTGACAGTCGCCGCGTGGCCGGGGCAGACCTTCGAAGGCCGCATCAGCGCCCTGAACCCCAAGGTGGAAGACAGTACCCGCAACATCCTCATCCGCGCGACGCTGGCCAACCCCCAGGGCAAGCTGTTGCCCGGGATGTTCGCCAACCTGCAGATCGTGCTGCCACAACCCAGGACCGAAGTGGTCGTACCCGAAAGCGCCGTGGCCTACACCCTGTACGGCAACTCGCTGTACGTGATCGGTGAAAAGCATGAAGCCGACGGCAAGCCCAGCACCGACGCCCAGGGCAAACCGGTGTTGATCGCCGAGCGCCGCTTCGTGGACACCGGCGAGCGCCGCGACGGCGTCGTCATCATCAGCAAGGGCCTCAAGGCCGGCGAACAGGTGGTCACCGGCGGCCAACTGAAACTTACCAACGGCGCGTCCGTCAGCGTCAACCCCGACCAGACTCAGCCCAACCACTGA